Proteins from one Mercurialis annua linkage group LG7, ddMerAnnu1.2, whole genome shotgun sequence genomic window:
- the LOC126657048 gene encoding uncharacterized protein LOC126657048: protein MGNPAESSDSSNPSGLTSLHNVQSEVHQLLEHFHAKGILGDSPEERSTLANEVGKLVNERLDAIEREKDPTTKAANMNNNNLAQDLRKSLGLVEEAPLHIDDRTFNELVSTKRTMYKPNYPHRTKEEFVPRDNPLRPVISPAAFLNLDCEKHASEKIDEWITMIRFTVKSGGYTPGGAYELCKATMVGNAQKYWESLIAHTPIKEEIDKEVFADGVLAIVVDALKREFCGFSLSTESLEKEQSLMALMKLQICDMCYFDNFACEFQKYYYNLDLAAQNYMSELFFAKLPDPWPEVAKTAFQLLLNEDKVVDGLGGRIQAVRYAMRKACTELQEGMDVLLEQKKNLGLDILQKRKVSKDIEKEEYQEEIERKGGSPIDQEGLLEKEVTLETKIG, encoded by the exons ATGGGTAATCCAGCCGAGAGTTCAGACTCTAGTAATCCATCAGGATTGACTTCGCTACACAACGTGCAAAGTGAAGTGCACCAACTCCTTGAACATTTTCATGCAAAAGGAATTTTAGGTGATTCACCAGAAGAAAGATCTACTTTAGCAAATGAAGTAGGAAAACTGGTAAATGAAAGGTTAGATGCAATTGAAAGggaaaaag ATCCAACAACTAAAGCAGCCaacatgaataataataatctggCACAAGACCTTAGAAAATCCTTAGGTTTGGTAGAAGAAGCTCCTCTACATATAGATGACAGAACCTTTAATGAGCTAGTCTCTACGAAGAGAACAATGTACAAACCTAATTATCCACATAGGACAAAAGAAGAATTTGTACCTAGGGATAACCCTTTGAGACCGGTAATTAGCCCGGCGGCATTTCTCAACTTAGATTGTGAGAAACATGCGTCCGAAAAAATAGATGAGTGGATTACTATGATTAGATTTACAGTAAAATCAGGTGGTTACACTCCGGGAGGCGCCTACGAATTGTGCAAAGCCACCATGGTTGGTAATGCTCAAAAATACTGGGAATCATTAATAGCTCATACTccaataaaagaagaaattgatAAAGAAGTGTTTGCAGATGGAGTACTAGCTATAGTGGTAGACGCCTTGAAAAGAGAATTTTGTGGGTTTTCGTTGTCAACAGAGTCATTAGAAAAAGAGCAATCTTTAATGGCTTTAATGAAACTACAAATCTGTGACATGTGCTATTTTGATAACTTTGCCtgtgaatttcaaaaatattattataatttagacTTGGCGGCCCAAAATTACATGTCAGAATTATTTTTTGCTAAACTCCCGGATCCTTGGCCGGAAGTAGCAAAGACTGCATTTCAACTTCTCCTAAATGAAGACAAAGTAGTTGATGGTTTAGGAGGAAGGATACAAGCAGTGAGGTATGCTATGAGAAAAGCATGCACTGAACTCCAA GAAGGTATGGATGTTCTTCTGGAACAGAAGAAAAATCTAGGACTGGATAttcttcaaaaaagaaaagtttcaaAGGATATAGAAAAAGAAGAATATCAAGAAGAGATAGAGAGGAAAGGAGGAAGTCCGATAGACCAGGAAGGTTTATTAGAAAAAGAAGTAACCTTAGAGACAAAGATAGGATAG
- the LOC126657049 gene encoding uncharacterized protein LOC126657049: MSPNSRPVAYFSDKLNGAKLNYNIYDVEFYAVVQAVKHWRYYLYHKEFVLYTDNEALKHLHRQDKVSPRHATWVAYLQRFTFVVKHKAGVTNRVADALGRRSNFLVSLHVEVADLDSFNDFLEIDPYFYVVMRKVRAGEQTEFLLHDRFLFKGNQLCIPENSLRMHIVLELHGEGHVGRDRILHLVIHLTLAYHLKRGGEVRIEMPCLPSFERDDN, translated from the coding sequence ATGAGTCCAAACAGTCGACCAGTGGCATATTTCAGTGACAAACTGAATGGAGCGAAGCTGAACTACAATATATATGATGTGGAATTTTACGCCGTGGTGCAAGCAGTAAAGCATTGGCGGTATTACTTGTACCACAAGGAGTTTGTTCTGTATACTGACAATGAGGCGTTGAAGCATTTGCATCGCCAAGATAAAGTGTCACCACGTCATGCTACTTGGGTGGCTTATCTGCAACGATTTACTTTTGTGGTCAAGCATAAGGCCGGGGTTACAAACCGGGTGGCGGATGCATTGGGTCGTCGCAGTAACTTCTTGGTTTCTTTACATGTTGAGGTAGCCGATTTAGACTCGTTTAATGATTTTCTTGAGATTGATCCTTATTTTTATGTGGTTATGAGGAAAGTGCGAGCAGGAGAACAGACAGAGTTTTTGTTGCATGATAGATTTCTGTTTAAAGGGAACCAGCTATGCATCCCGGAGAACAGTTTGCGAATGCATATTGTTCTAGAGCTGCATGGAGAGGGGCATGTTGGGCGTGACAGGATCTTGCATCTAGTTATTCATCTTACTTTGGCCTACCATTTGAAAAGAGGTGGTGAAGTACGTATAGAGATGCCGTGTTTGCCAAGTTTCGAAAGGGACGACAACTAA
- the LOC126657050 gene encoding uncharacterized protein LOC126657050 yields the protein MDFMVGIHSTRKGFDSIWVIVDRLTNSAHFIPIKISYTAAKLAYVYTDRIVSLHGVPMSIVSDRGSVIKSRFWGCLQEAMGTRLDFSTAFHLQKDGQSERIIQTLEDMVRLCVLDFKGSWDVYLPLVEFLYNNNYHSSVEMAPYEALYGAKCRSPICWEDVGDRKLTGAEIIQSASEKVSPMQGVIRFGKRGKLSLSYVRPYENYIIDPSQVIQTQAMEVNEELSYEEKPVELVDTQLRKLRTKEIPTEKVLWRNHSLEEYTWETEADMHQRFSQANHPPKSWLSVSWVCLNGAGNKSLNVKFWVASIVIMSSFIYLLFLMSWSRSSFKLSFSIEKLLLKPFVQNGPSCLG from the exons ATGGATTTTATGGTCGGAATACATAGTACGcggaaaggttttgattctatatgggtaatagtggatcgtttgacgaactCAGCACACTTTATACCTATTAAGATATCATATACTGCGGCGAAGTTGGCATACGTTTACACTGACAGGATAGTCAGTCTACATGGAGTTCCTATGTCAATAGTTTCGGATAGAGGTTCAGTGATTAAATCTAGATTTTGGGGATGTTTGCAAGAAGCTATGGGAACGCGGCTAGATTTTAGTACCGCTTTTCATCTACAAAAagatggacagtctgaaaggaTTATTCAAACCTTAGAAGATATGGTTAGACTTTGTGTACTAGATTTTAAAGGTAGTTGGGATGTGTATTTACCATTGGTGGAGTTTTTGTACAACAACAACTATCATTCCAGTGTTGAGATGGCTCCATATGAGGCATTATACGGTGctaagtgtcgatctcctatttgttgggaGGACGTTGGAGATAGAAAATTGAcaggagcggagattattcagagtGCCTCAGAAAAG GTATCACCTATGCAAGGTGTTATCCGTTTTGGAAAGAGAGGCAAGTTGTCTCTAAGTTATGTGAGACCATACGAGAAT TATATCATAGATCCTTCTCAAGTGATTCAAACGCAAGCTATGGAGGTCAACGAGGAACTTTCTTACGAGGAGAAACCTGTTGAGCTAGTAGATACTCAACTGAGGAAGCTTCGTACTAAGGAGATCCCTACGGAGAAAGTGTTGTGGAGGAATCATTCTTTGGAGGAATatacgtgggagacagaagcgGATATGCATCAACGATTTTCACAAG ctaatcatcctccaaagtctTGGTTATCG GTTTCTTGGGTTTGTCTTAATGGCGCCGGTAACAAGTCTTTGAATGTCAAATTTTGGGTTGCTTCAATCGTGATTATGAGttcctttatttatttg CTTTTCctcatgtcttggtcgagaagctCATTTAAGTTGAGCTTCTCGATTGAGAAGCTCCTTTTGAAACCATTCGTCCAAAATGGTCCTTCATGTCTTGGTTGA